One Mycobacterium marseillense DNA window includes the following coding sequences:
- a CDS encoding TetR/AcrR family transcriptional regulator codes for MSHGDWLVGGDRSSAAAERIYNAAADLISSGGYDAFTIDALAAKVHCSPATIYRHAGGKAAIRDAVVGIQATRILATVRDAINGLSGPERVVTATNVALRRLGSDPLADLMRSAQLAPGSEWLTTSPAVTRFAAEMLGQTDPDPLAAQWLIRVFFALWCWPLKAPADERAIVQRFLGASFSNDAIGRSAPKK; via the coding sequence ATGTCGCACGGCGACTGGCTGGTGGGTGGCGACCGCAGCAGTGCGGCCGCTGAACGCATCTACAACGCGGCGGCCGACCTGATTTCCAGCGGCGGCTACGATGCCTTCACCATCGACGCCCTGGCAGCCAAGGTGCACTGCTCGCCGGCGACGATCTACCGGCACGCCGGCGGCAAGGCGGCCATTCGCGATGCCGTGGTTGGCATTCAGGCCACCCGCATCCTCGCTACGGTGCGTGACGCGATCAACGGACTGAGCGGCCCAGAGCGAGTTGTGACGGCCACCAACGTCGCTTTGCGGCGCTTGGGTTCCGATCCGCTCGCCGATCTCATGCGATCGGCGCAGCTGGCGCCTGGCAGTGAATGGCTGACCACCTCACCGGCGGTCACGCGGTTTGCCGCCGAAATGCTCGGCCAGACCGACCCGGACCCGCTGGCCGCGCAGTGGCTCATCCGCGTATTTTTCGCCCTCTGGTGCTGGCCACTCAAAGCCCCAGCGGATGAACGTGCGATCGTGCAGCGCTTCCTCGGCGCATCATTTTCCAACGACGCGATCGGTCGTTCCGCCCCGAAAAAATAA